A DNA window from Methylobacterium sp. NMS14P contains the following coding sequences:
- the glyA gene encoding serine hydroxymethyltransferase, which produces MSAGTAADKHFSNSFFAAPLTEADPEIAEAVAKELGRQQHEIELIASENIVSRAVLEAQGSVLTNKYAEGYPGRRYYGGCQFVDIAEDLAIERAKRLFDCGFANVQPNSGSQANQGVFLALMQPGDTFLGLDLAAGGHLTHGAPPNVSGKWFKPVSYTVRRDDQRIDMEQVAQLAQEHKPKVIIAGGSGYPRHWDFAKFREIADSVGAYFMVDAAHFAGLIAAGVHPSPFPHAHVVTTTTHKTLRGPRGGMILTNDEALAKKFNSAIFPGLQGGPLMHVIAGKAVAFGEALKPEFKIYARQVVENAKALADTLISGGYDITSGGTDNHLMLVDLQRKGLTGKAAEAALSRAHITCNKNGVPFDTQKPTVTSGIRLGTPAGTSRGFGVAEFKQIGGFIVEVLDGLAAKGEAGDSAVEADVKTRVHALTDRFPIYG; this is translated from the coding sequence ATGAGCGCCGGTACCGCCGCCGACAAGCACTTCTCCAACAGCTTCTTCGCCGCCCCCCTGACCGAGGCCGATCCCGAGATCGCCGAGGCGGTCGCCAAGGAGCTCGGCCGTCAGCAGCACGAGATCGAGCTGATCGCCTCGGAGAACATCGTCTCCCGCGCCGTGCTGGAGGCGCAGGGCTCGGTGCTGACCAACAAGTACGCCGAGGGCTATCCGGGCCGGCGCTACTACGGCGGCTGCCAGTTCGTGGACATCGCCGAGGACCTTGCCATTGAGCGCGCCAAGCGCCTGTTCGATTGCGGCTTCGCCAACGTGCAGCCGAATTCGGGCTCCCAGGCCAACCAGGGCGTGTTCCTGGCGCTGATGCAGCCCGGCGATACCTTCCTCGGCCTCGACCTCGCAGCCGGCGGCCACCTGACGCACGGCGCTCCGCCGAACGTCTCGGGCAAGTGGTTCAAGCCGGTCTCCTACACGGTGCGCCGTGACGACCAGCGGATCGACATGGAGCAGGTCGCCCAGCTCGCGCAGGAGCACAAGCCGAAGGTGATCATCGCCGGCGGCTCGGGCTATCCGCGCCACTGGGACTTCGCCAAGTTCCGCGAGATCGCCGACTCGGTGGGCGCCTACTTCATGGTCGATGCCGCCCACTTCGCCGGGCTGATCGCCGCGGGCGTGCACCCGTCGCCGTTCCCGCACGCCCACGTGGTGACCACCACGACCCACAAGACCCTCCGCGGCCCGCGCGGCGGCATGATCCTGACGAACGACGAGGCGCTCGCCAAGAAGTTCAACTCGGCGATCTTCCCCGGCCTCCAGGGCGGCCCGCTGATGCACGTCATCGCCGGCAAGGCGGTGGCCTTCGGCGAGGCGCTGAAGCCCGAGTTCAAGATCTACGCCCGCCAGGTGGTCGAGAACGCCAAGGCGCTCGCCGACACGCTGATCTCGGGCGGCTACGACATCACCTCGGGCGGCACCGACAACCACCTGATGCTGGTCGACCTCCAGCGGAAGGGCCTGACCGGCAAGGCGGCGGAAGCCGCGCTGTCGCGGGCGCACATCACCTGCAACAAGAACGGCGTGCCGTTCGACACGCAGAAGCCCACCGTCACGTCGGGCATCCGGCTCGGCACCCCGGCCGGCACCTCGCGCGGCTTCGGCGTCGCGGAGTTCAAGCAGATCGGCGGCTTCATCGTCGAGGTGCTGGACGGGCTCGCCGCCAAGGGTGAGGCGGGCGACAGCGCGGTCGAGGCCGACGTCAAGACCCGCGTCCACGCGCTGACGGACCGGTTCCCGATCTACGGCTGA
- a CDS encoding MATE family efflux transporter, producing MSDTADGPPPAEAGRFVTGSVLRHVVVMAATGSVGLMAIFVVDLLSLLYVSTLGDPNLTAAVGFAGIVQFFATAVNIGLMIAAGALVGKAVGARDPAAARRLATSALVLGSLVAALIAALIALLADPLLALIGAQGEALRVAVLFLDITLPSNLLLAAGMLFTGLLRAVGEARQAMTVTLAGAVVTALLDPLLIFGAGLGVPGAAITVCVARATFVAVGVRGVARHGLLGRPHLSDLPADAVALAGVAGPAVLTNLAPSVASAFLARLFAGYGADAVAAASVIDRLTPVAFGGLFALSGAIGPILAQNWGAGLFDRMRGVLGAAIRVTLAYCAAVWLILALARGWLAGLFGLQGVAAELFGFFCLVGGAIWFFNGLLFLGNAAFNNLGFPLRSTLLNWGRATLGTIPPAMLGAALYGPRGVVAGMGIGSLVFGALGILLARRTVDRLEGVGPRRPGPDIAAEAPQRAAPLPAGHAHPEPLS from the coding sequence ATGTCTGACACAGCCGACGGGCCGCCCCCGGCGGAGGCGGGCCGCTTCGTCACCGGCTCGGTCCTCCGGCACGTCGTGGTGATGGCCGCCACCGGCTCGGTGGGCCTGATGGCGATCTTCGTCGTCGACCTCCTGTCGCTGCTCTACGTCTCGACGCTGGGCGACCCGAACCTCACGGCGGCGGTCGGCTTCGCCGGGATCGTGCAGTTCTTCGCCACGGCGGTGAATATCGGCCTGATGATCGCGGCCGGCGCCCTGGTCGGGAAGGCCGTCGGCGCGCGCGACCCCGCGGCGGCGCGGCGCCTGGCGACCTCCGCGCTGGTCCTCGGCAGCCTCGTGGCCGCCCTCATCGCGGCGCTGATCGCGCTGCTGGCCGACCCGCTCCTGGCCCTGATCGGTGCCCAGGGCGAGGCGCTGCGGGTGGCCGTCCTGTTCCTCGACATTACCCTGCCGTCGAACCTGCTGCTCGCTGCCGGCATGCTGTTCACCGGCCTCCTGCGCGCGGTCGGCGAGGCGCGGCAGGCGATGACGGTCACCCTGGCCGGCGCCGTGGTCACCGCGCTCCTCGACCCGCTGCTGATCTTCGGGGCGGGCCTCGGCGTCCCGGGTGCGGCGATCACGGTCTGCGTGGCGCGCGCGACCTTCGTGGCGGTGGGCGTCCGCGGCGTCGCCCGGCACGGGCTCCTCGGCCGGCCGCACCTGTCCGACCTGCCGGCCGACGCGGTTGCCCTGGCTGGCGTCGCGGGTCCGGCCGTGCTCACGAACCTCGCCCCCTCGGTGGCGAGCGCCTTCCTGGCACGCCTGTTTGCCGGCTACGGGGCGGACGCGGTCGCCGCCGCGTCGGTGATCGACCGGCTGACGCCGGTGGCCTTCGGCGGCCTGTTCGCGCTGTCGGGGGCGATCGGCCCGATCCTGGCGCAGAACTGGGGCGCGGGCCTGTTCGACCGGATGCGGGGCGTGCTCGGCGCGGCGATCCGGGTGACGCTCGCCTACTGCGCCGCGGTCTGGCTCATCCTGGCGCTGGCCCGGGGGTGGCTCGCCGGCCTGTTCGGCCTGCAGGGGGTCGCGGCCGAGCTGTTCGGCTTCTTCTGCCTCGTCGGTGGCGCGATCTGGTTCTTCAACGGGCTGCTGTTCCTCGGCAACGCCGCCTTCAACAACCTCGGCTTCCCGCTGCGCTCCACGCTGCTGAACTGGGGCCGGGCGACGCTCGGGACGATCCCGCCGGCGATGCTCGGCGCGGCGCTCTACGGCCCCCGCGGGGTGGTGGCCGGGATGGGGATCGGCTCCCTGGTGTTCGGGGCGCTCGGCATCCTGCTGGCCCGCCGCACGGTCGACCGGCTGGAGGGGGTCGGCCCGCGTCGGCCGGGGCCGGACATCGCCGCGGAGGCGCCCCAGCGGGCGGCCCCGCTGCCGGCGGGACACGCCCATCCCGAGCCGTTGAGCTGA
- a CDS encoding glucosamine inositolphosphorylceramide transferase family protein translates to MERAIGGTDRPSAAGGRAPARAEPSAPGTLSRTRTVTVRLDRRSLRGWHIRLLDQLGQRPDHRIRVAWVEHAEGLPPNAELLFRLEAAIHGLPRPGLATAAEPVALAPYEAGPEGAEPGGSGADLVLDLSGSPAEPGSAPAWRLDYDGMPGEAGLLAALFARGAPVAALRGPDGVPVAVGRLGAESHTVMLAAFEGYLARTITLILAALDGAASTALPDGAGAPLQPATAYDLGGLGARRRAAGGLARQIARRLYALCFHGPHWRVGWRRVVGSDLIDLRRHPEGGWQVLPDDGRRFYADPFAIARDGAVTLFVEEFDYRRGKGVIAAVSFGESGPRGRPEPVLELETHLSYPFVFEADGQVWMIPESHASGTIDLYRATDFPRGWVHEAVLLDGVVAGDATLLQHGGRWWMFATVRAGGGSYSDTLHLWHAPHFRGPWTPHRHNPVLIDIGSARAAGPIVARDGGLIRPVQDCRQGYGAALGLARILRLDEDAYAQRVETRLCPGAAWPGTRLHMLSAAGGFEFIDGSHRARTRLLG, encoded by the coding sequence ATGGAGCGGGCGATCGGAGGCACGGACCGACCGTCGGCGGCCGGTGGCCGGGCTCCCGCCCGGGCGGAGCCGTCCGCGCCCGGGACGCTCTCCCGTACCCGGACCGTCACCGTGCGGCTCGACCGCCGGTCCCTGCGCGGCTGGCACATCCGCCTTCTCGACCAGCTCGGACAGCGGCCCGATCATCGGATCCGGGTCGCCTGGGTGGAGCACGCGGAGGGCCTGCCACCGAACGCGGAGCTCCTGTTCCGTCTGGAGGCCGCCATCCACGGCCTGCCCCGGCCGGGTCTGGCGACCGCGGCGGAACCGGTGGCCCTCGCGCCCTACGAGGCGGGCCCCGAGGGCGCGGAGCCCGGCGGGAGCGGCGCCGACCTCGTCCTCGACCTCTCGGGCAGCCCCGCGGAACCGGGCTCGGCGCCGGCCTGGCGGCTCGACTACGACGGGATGCCGGGCGAGGCCGGCCTCCTCGCCGCCCTGTTCGCCCGCGGGGCACCGGTGGCGGCCCTGCGCGGGCCGGACGGCGTGCCTGTGGCGGTCGGCCGCCTGGGCGCGGAGTCGCACACGGTGATGCTCGCGGCCTTCGAGGGCTACCTCGCGCGGACCATCACGCTGATCCTCGCCGCCCTCGACGGCGCCGCCTCGACGGCGCTCCCCGACGGGGCCGGGGCGCCCCTGCAGCCCGCGACCGCCTACGACCTCGGCGGCCTGGGCGCCCGGCGGCGGGCCGCCGGGGGGCTCGCCCGGCAGATCGCCCGCCGGCTCTACGCCCTCTGCTTCCACGGCCCGCACTGGCGGGTGGGCTGGCGGCGGGTCGTCGGCTCCGACCTGATCGACCTGCGCCGGCATCCCGAGGGCGGCTGGCAAGTCCTGCCCGACGACGGGCGGCGCTTCTACGCCGACCCCTTCGCGATCGCCCGGGACGGCGCCGTGACCCTGTTCGTGGAGGAGTTCGACTACCGCCGCGGCAAGGGCGTGATCGCCGCGGTCAGCTTCGGGGAGAGCGGGCCCCGCGGCCGCCCGGAGCCGGTGCTCGAGCTCGAGACCCACCTCTCCTACCCGTTCGTGTTCGAGGCGGACGGGCAGGTCTGGATGATCCCGGAATCCCACGCCTCCGGGACGATCGACCTCTACCGGGCCACCGACTTCCCGCGCGGCTGGGTCCACGAGGCGGTGCTCCTCGACGGGGTCGTGGCCGGGGACGCGACCCTGCTGCAGCACGGCGGCCGCTGGTGGATGTTCGCCACGGTCCGGGCCGGCGGCGGCAGCTACTCCGACACGCTCCATCTCTGGCACGCGCCGCATTTCCGCGGGCCCTGGACCCCCCACCGGCACAACCCGGTACTGATCGACATCGGCTCCGCCCGGGCCGCAGGTCCGATCGTGGCGCGCGACGGCGGCCTGATCCGGCCCGTCCAGGATTGCCGCCAGGGCTACGGCGCGGCGCTGGGCCTCGCCCGGATCCTGCGCCTCGACGAGGACGCCTACGCCCAGCGGGTCGAGACGCGCCTATGCCCGGGCGCGGCCTGGCCGGGCACGCGCCTGCACATGCTGAGCGCGGCCGGCGGCTTCGAGTTCATCGACGGCTCGCACCGGGCCCGCACCCGCCTCCTGGGCTGA
- a CDS encoding cupin domain-containing protein — translation MSDHLTAWDDRAESVGGNGVAKRTIPGSGASLVRVVVPAGVAAPAHSHDHEQFVQVLSGSGILETEQGREPFSAGSVFHFPAGAWHAAAFETETVLIETNLAPRA, via the coding sequence ATGAGCGACCACCTGACCGCCTGGGACGACCGCGCCGAGAGCGTCGGCGGGAACGGCGTCGCCAAGCGCACGATCCCGGGCTCCGGCGCGAGCCTCGTGCGCGTGGTCGTGCCGGCGGGCGTCGCGGCGCCGGCGCACAGCCACGATCACGAGCAGTTCGTGCAGGTGCTCTCGGGCTCGGGGATCCTGGAGACCGAGCAGGGCCGCGAGCCGTTCTCGGCCGGAAGCGTATTCCATTTCCCGGCCGGAGCGTGGCACGCGGCCGCGTTCGAGACCGAGACGGTCCTGATCGAGACGAACCTCGCGCCGCGGGCCTGA
- a CDS encoding monovalent cation:proton antiporter-2 (CPA2) family protein — MASPVEHASFLPPVLTFLTAAVIGVPIFRLIGQSAVLGYLVAGVLIGPSGLSLIAEPDTAASVAEIGVVLLLFIVGLELHLSQLVSMRRDIFGLGTAQLVVCALVLGGAGILAGLSIGAAAVIGLALALSATAVALQLLEERGDLGSAYGGRAFAVLLFQDLSVVGILALMPLLASAGEATDVSWLGEAAVSTGKALAAILAVVLVGRYGLNPFFRLLAASGAREVMTAAALLVVLGTALLMEQVGLSMAMGAFLAGILLAESNFRHQLEADIEPFRGMLLGLFFMSVGMSIDGNLVREVWPALFGATLAAILVKVAIVAGLFRLFGSDTLGALRGAAVLAPAGEFAFVLLPQAQDLGLTGVTATRFAVALAALTMLIGPIAAKGLDKLIERRNARSTFALEEPSTELSESGDARVLVIGFGRFGQVLTHVLMAEGIPVTVIDKDVEQLRAASRFGFRIYYGDGTRLDVLRAAGIGRVELVCICVDDREGALKIVDIVHEEFSSVRTFVRAYDRLHAVELMNRDVDYQIRETAESALAFGRAALEGLGLSPEAATARTDDVRKRDIARLVLQQAGALPDGSSWMRGAAAGLKPEPLTAPVRPARALSTETRDLVGSDRREAAERLLEKPALAPQEADAAEEADPEAELEAEGSARNA, encoded by the coding sequence ATGGCGAGCCCCGTCGAACATGCGAGCTTCCTGCCGCCGGTCCTGACCTTCCTCACGGCGGCGGTCATCGGCGTGCCGATCTTCCGGCTGATCGGCCAGAGCGCCGTGCTCGGCTACCTGGTGGCCGGCGTGCTGATCGGGCCCTCCGGCCTGTCGCTGATCGCCGAGCCCGACACGGCCGCGAGCGTCGCCGAGATCGGCGTGGTGCTCCTGCTCTTCATCGTCGGCCTCGAGCTGCACCTGTCGCAGCTCGTCTCGATGCGGCGCGACATCTTCGGCCTCGGCACCGCGCAGCTCGTCGTCTGCGCGCTGGTGCTCGGCGGCGCCGGCATCCTGGCCGGCCTCAGCATCGGCGCCGCCGCGGTGATCGGCCTCGCGCTGGCCCTCTCGGCCACCGCGGTGGCCCTGCAACTGCTGGAGGAGCGGGGCGATCTCGGCAGCGCCTACGGCGGGCGCGCCTTCGCGGTGCTGCTGTTCCAGGACCTGTCGGTGGTCGGCATCCTGGCGCTGATGCCGCTGCTGGCCTCCGCCGGCGAGGCGACCGACGTCTCCTGGCTGGGGGAGGCGGCGGTCTCCACCGGCAAGGCGCTCGCGGCGATCCTCGCGGTGGTGCTGGTCGGCCGCTACGGCCTGAACCCGTTCTTCCGGCTGCTCGCGGCGAGCGGCGCCCGCGAGGTGATGACCGCCGCGGCGCTCCTGGTGGTGCTCGGCACCGCGCTGCTCATGGAGCAGGTCGGCCTGTCGATGGCGATGGGCGCGTTCCTCGCCGGCATCCTGCTCGCCGAGTCGAACTTCCGCCACCAGCTGGAGGCCGACATCGAGCCGTTCCGCGGCATGCTGCTCGGCCTGTTCTTCATGAGCGTCGGCATGTCGATCGACGGCAACCTCGTGCGCGAGGTCTGGCCGGCCCTGTTCGGCGCGACCCTGGCGGCGATCCTCGTCAAGGTCGCCATCGTGGCCGGCCTGTTCCGGCTGTTCGGCTCGGACACCCTCGGCGCCCTGCGGGGCGCCGCGGTCCTGGCGCCCGCGGGCGAGTTCGCCTTCGTGCTGCTGCCGCAGGCCCAGGACCTCGGCCTCACCGGCGTCACGGCGACGCGCTTCGCGGTGGCGCTCGCCGCGCTGACCATGCTGATCGGCCCCATCGCCGCCAAGGGCCTCGACAAGCTGATCGAGCGGCGCAACGCGCGCAGCACCTTCGCGCTGGAGGAGCCCTCCACCGAGCTGTCCGAGAGCGGCGACGCCCGGGTGCTGGTGATCGGCTTCGGCCGGTTCGGGCAGGTGCTGACGCACGTGCTGATGGCCGAGGGCATCCCGGTCACGGTGATCGACAAGGACGTGGAGCAGCTGCGCGCCGCCTCGCGCTTCGGCTTCCGCATCTACTACGGCGACGGCACGCGCCTCGACGTGCTCCGCGCCGCCGGGATTGGCCGGGTCGAGCTGGTCTGCATCTGCGTCGACGACCGGGAGGGCGCCCTCAAGATCGTCGACATCGTCCACGAGGAGTTCTCCAGCGTGCGCACCTTCGTGCGGGCCTACGACCGCCTGCACGCGGTGGAGCTGATGAACCGGGACGTCGACTACCAGATCCGCGAGACCGCCGAATCCGCCCTCGCCTTCGGGCGGGCGGCCCTGGAGGGGCTCGGCCTGTCGCCGGAGGCCGCCACGGCCCGGACCGACGACGTGCGCAAGCGCGACATCGCGCGGCTGGTCCTGCAGCAGGCGGGCGCACTGCCGGACGGATCCAGCTGGATGCGCGGCGCCGCGGCGGGCCTGAAGCCCGAGCCGCTGACCGCCCCGGTCCGGCCGGCCCGGGCGCTCAGCACCGAGACCCGCGACCTCGTGGGCAGCGACCGGCGCGAGGCCGCCGAGCGGCTCCTGGAGAAGCCCGCCCTGGCCCCGCAGGAGGCGGACGCGGCCGAGGAAGCCGATCCGGAGGCCGAGCTCGAGGCGGAAGGCAGCGCCCGGAATGCGTGA
- the nrdR gene encoding transcriptional regulator NrdR yields MRCPYCGGSETQVKDSRPSEDGAAIRRRRVCPDCAGRFTTFERVQLREVVVLKRSGKRVPFDRDKLQRSIDVALRKRAVDPERIERLVSGITRQLESAGEPEVTSEAIGELVMAGLKGLDDVAYVRFASVYKNFREARDFEELLGTLSDGTPLPAAAPGPESDPEPEGSGRRRAGRP; encoded by the coding sequence ATGCGCTGTCCCTACTGCGGCGGCTCCGAGACCCAGGTGAAGGACTCGCGGCCCTCCGAGGACGGCGCCGCGATCCGGCGCCGCCGGGTCTGCCCGGACTGCGCCGGCCGCTTCACCACCTTCGAGCGCGTGCAGCTCCGCGAGGTCGTGGTGCTCAAGCGCTCGGGCAAGCGCGTGCCGTTCGACCGCGACAAGCTCCAGCGCTCCATCGACGTGGCGCTCCGCAAGCGCGCCGTCGATCCGGAGCGGATCGAGCGGCTGGTCAGCGGCATCACCCGGCAGCTCGAGAGCGCCGGCGAGCCCGAGGTGACCTCCGAGGCGATCGGCGAGCTGGTGATGGCGGGGCTGAAGGGCCTCGACGACGTGGCCTACGTGCGCTTCGCTTCCGTCTACAAGAACTTCCGCGAGGCCCGGGACTTCGAGGAGCTGCTCGGCACGCTGAGCGACGGCACGCCGCTACCGGCGGCCGCGCCGGGTCCGGAGAGCGACCCGGAGCCCGAGGGGTCGGGGCGGCGCCGCGCCGGGCGTCCATGA
- the ribD gene encoding bifunctional diaminohydroxyphosphoribosylaminopyrimidine deaminase/5-amino-6-(5-phosphoribosylamino)uracil reductase RibD — translation MSGDTNFMRLALALGRRGLGTTWPNPSVGAVVVEPGTGRILGTAATAPGGRPHGEPVALAAAGEAARGATLYVTLEPCSHHGRTPPCTDAILAAGIARVVSALEDPDPRVAGRGHDLLRRGGVAVETGLMRDEAARDHVGHITRVTRGRPALHLKLARTRDGFCASAGPERLRITGPVADGAVHLWRAHADAILIGIGTARADDPSLTVRLPGLGARSPLRVVLDTHLRLSPASVLARTARDTPTLVLTTRSAPAHARRALEALGVEVATVPADAAGGIDLPAALAHLGERGLTRLCSEGGPRLAEALARADLIDACTLVTGPAELGPAGGLPALGPALAEALAGDRFRASERLQLGPDVTVTYERNRT, via the coding sequence ATGAGCGGCGACACGAACTTCATGCGCCTCGCCCTGGCGCTGGGCCGGCGCGGGCTCGGCACAACCTGGCCGAACCCGTCGGTCGGCGCCGTCGTGGTCGAGCCCGGGACCGGCCGCATCCTCGGGACGGCGGCCACGGCGCCGGGCGGGCGCCCGCACGGGGAGCCCGTGGCGCTCGCCGCCGCCGGCGAGGCCGCCCGCGGCGCGACCCTCTACGTCACCCTGGAGCCCTGCTCCCATCACGGCCGCACGCCGCCCTGCACCGACGCGATCCTGGCCGCCGGGATCGCCCGGGTGGTCAGCGCCCTGGAGGACCCCGACCCGCGGGTGGCGGGGCGCGGCCACGACCTCCTGCGGCGGGGCGGCGTCGCGGTCGAGACCGGCCTGATGCGGGACGAGGCGGCGCGCGACCATGTCGGCCACATCACCCGGGTGACCCGCGGCCGCCCGGCCCTGCACCTCAAGCTCGCCCGCACCCGCGACGGCTTCTGCGCCTCCGCCGGGCCGGAGCGCCTGCGGATCACCGGGCCGGTGGCGGACGGGGCGGTCCACCTCTGGCGGGCTCACGCCGACGCGATCCTGATCGGCATCGGCACGGCCCGGGCCGACGACCCGTCGCTGACCGTGCGGCTGCCGGGCCTGGGCGCGCGCTCGCCCCTGCGGGTCGTGCTCGACACGCATCTGCGGCTCTCCCCGGCCAGCGTCCTCGCCCGCACCGCCCGCGACACGCCGACCCTGGTGCTCACGACCCGCTCGGCCCCGGCCCACGCGCGGCGGGCCCTGGAAGCCCTCGGCGTCGAGGTCGCCACCGTGCCGGCGGACGCGGCCGGCGGGATCGATCTCCCGGCGGCCCTGGCGCATCTCGGCGAGCGCGGCCTGACCCGCCTCTGCAGCGAGGGCGGCCCCCGCCTTGCGGAGGCGCTGGCCCGGGCCGATCTGATCGATGCCTGCACGCTGGTCACCGGGCCGGCGGAGCTGGGACCGGCGGGCGGCCTGCCGGCCCTGGGCCCGGCCCTGGCGGAGGCGCTGGCGGGCGATCGGTTCCGGGCTTCCGAGCGGCTGCAGCTCGGGCCCGACGTGACCGTGACCTACGAACGCAACAGGACGTAA
- the pdxH gene encoding pyridoxamine 5'-phosphate oxidase — translation MDQLRTDDPKSADFTLSDDPVGLFAAWMKEAEASEPEDANAMALATAGSDGLPDVRMVLLKDFDARGFVFYTNTQSTKGEELAQNPQAALVLHWKSLRRQVRARGPITPVTAAEADAYFQSRRRESRLGAIASQQSRPLADRATLMTAVAELSERYGDGPIPRPEHWTGFRIAPVSVEFWQNGDFRLHDRVRFTRTGAGWSRARLYP, via the coding sequence GTGGATCAGTTAAGGACCGATGACCCGAAGAGCGCGGACTTCACGCTGAGCGACGACCCCGTCGGGCTGTTCGCCGCCTGGATGAAGGAGGCCGAGGCCTCCGAGCCCGAGGACGCGAACGCGATGGCGCTCGCCACCGCCGGATCGGACGGGCTGCCGGACGTGCGGATGGTCCTGCTGAAGGACTTCGACGCCCGCGGCTTCGTCTTCTACACCAACACGCAGTCCACCAAGGGCGAGGAGCTGGCGCAGAACCCCCAGGCGGCCCTGGTGCTGCACTGGAAGAGCCTGCGCCGGCAGGTGCGGGCCCGCGGGCCGATCACGCCGGTCACGGCCGCGGAGGCCGACGCCTATTTCCAGAGCCGCCGCCGGGAGAGCCGGCTCGGGGCGATCGCCAGCCAGCAATCCCGCCCGCTCGCCGACCGCGCCACGCTGATGACGGCGGTGGCGGAACTGTCCGAGCGCTACGGGGACGGGCCGATCCCGCGGCCGGAGCACTGGACCGGCTTCCGGATCGCGCCGGTGAGCGTCGAGTTCTGGCAGAACGGCGATTTCCGCCTGCACGACCGGGTGCGCTTCACCCGGACGGGCGCGGGCTGGAGCCGGGCGCGGCTCTAT
- a CDS encoding RT0821/Lpp0805 family surface protein, whose amino-acid sequence MRGCACKGPSRRSQIGASVSALSLAMALCGCSQPLLVFRGDPPAAEAPRVVEEPTVTGSIEKRPVSFGDDLAEEDWRRARAALSVALDPQGNGRPVKWDNPETGLHGSVNPTGLPYVSDELICRNFLASVIAPTRSRFVRGTGCKLSGGPWTLKRVRAASGLGRS is encoded by the coding sequence ATGCGGGGATGCGCGTGTAAAGGGCCAAGCCGGCGGTCGCAGATCGGCGCGTCCGTCTCGGCCCTGTCTCTGGCGATGGCCCTGTGCGGCTGCAGCCAGCCACTGCTGGTCTTCCGCGGCGATCCCCCGGCGGCGGAGGCGCCGCGCGTGGTCGAGGAGCCGACCGTCACCGGCAGCATCGAGAAGCGGCCCGTGAGTTTCGGGGACGACCTCGCCGAGGAGGATTGGCGCCGGGCGCGGGCCGCCCTGAGCGTCGCCCTGGATCCGCAGGGCAACGGGCGGCCGGTCAAGTGGGACAATCCGGAGACCGGACTTCACGGATCGGTCAACCCGACCGGGCTGCCGTACGTCTCGGACGAGCTGATCTGCCGCAACTTCCTGGCATCCGTGATCGCGCCGACCCGCAGCCGCTTCGTCCGCGGCACCGGCTGCAAGCTCTCGGGCGGACCGTGGACGCTCAAGCGCGTCCGGGCCGCGAGCGGCCTCGGACGCTCCTGA
- a CDS encoding DUF937 domain-containing protein, with protein sequence MFNPLEMFQAQGEAGLQAMGQPFGLTSEQTARAFEALMPALTLGLQRSVGLDPTGFARMFGLEAAKPAPAQGFEALGQMFGSAQLMQAVLRQASATSGVGAQVLRQMLPMMAGAVVASIVHVMLNQPQAEPARPSPPPPPVPFPFAPAWAEMARAMMPAVEPPAPPKPAARPAAKPAAKPTQAGAGEAGSDMFQQMLRTGAEVQGNNIRAMQELFETFWPTSGTPSASGTDPAGPAARPDPAPADPAAGKGRRGRQPGGTG encoded by the coding sequence ATGTTCAACCCGCTCGAGATGTTCCAGGCCCAGGGCGAGGCCGGGCTCCAGGCCATGGGCCAGCCGTTCGGCCTGACGAGCGAGCAGACGGCCCGCGCCTTCGAGGCGCTGATGCCGGCCCTGACGCTCGGCCTCCAGCGCAGCGTCGGCCTGGACCCGACCGGCTTCGCCCGGATGTTCGGGCTCGAGGCCGCGAAGCCGGCGCCGGCGCAGGGGTTCGAGGCCCTCGGCCAGATGTTCGGCTCGGCGCAGCTCATGCAGGCGGTGCTGCGGCAGGCCTCGGCGACGAGCGGCGTCGGCGCGCAGGTCCTGCGCCAGATGCTGCCGATGATGGCGGGCGCCGTGGTGGCGAGCATCGTCCACGTCATGCTGAACCAGCCGCAGGCCGAGCCCGCGCGGCCGAGCCCGCCGCCCCCGCCCGTGCCGTTCCCCTTCGCTCCGGCCTGGGCCGAGATGGCCAGGGCGATGATGCCCGCGGTCGAGCCACCGGCCCCGCCGAAGCCGGCGGCCAGACCCGCCGCCAAGCCCGCCGCCAAGCCGACCCAGGCGGGCGCGGGCGAGGCCGGCTCCGACATGTTCCAGCAGATGCTGCGGACCGGGGCCGAGGTCCAGGGCAACAACATCCGGGCCATGCAGGAGCTGTTCGAGACCTTCTGGCCCACCTCCGGCACGCCGTCCGCGAGCGGCACCGACCCGGCCGGCCCCGCGGCCCGTCCCGATCCGGCGCCGGCCGACCCCGCCGCCGGCAAGGGTCGGCGCGGCCGCCAGCCCGGCGGGACCGGTTGA